The Triplophysa dalaica isolate WHDGS20190420 chromosome 5, ASM1584641v1, whole genome shotgun sequence genome window below encodes:
- the si:dkey-39a18.1 gene encoding uncharacterized protein si:dkey-39a18.1 — protein MGFSGRSCVMDGNGDWPSKKIRKHRSQSPSRDVSPVPSYYSEPVSFLQRRDVIASLPRLPGVRQPIRDEDDDDDVRSHKSLPVMTTLTLRPKHERSHKSQVISDLPPLISSRCSLIVKGTGCKTDLKLPPITKSGKFRKETDPQRPPCRAGCRLEKMKMDSAETIHAFIHPKTVPVGALSAKVHSVKGNEPCLVPARASRVCPGSRLTFQSPIVQAVYPINPEGVQHMKQADRASRPLRSVLKKAHASNGRMFDCPLAAHLLEPFSGFQEHLCRQILHSPLPYRAVLPQVRFPCQQDQVDLLPMCGGPYSSLMERTVELCKSQGRMFPKITMTCPTPSPKNLCPTGTRHAA, from the exons ATGGGCTTTTCTGGCAGAAGCTGTGTCATGGATGGAAATGGAGACTG GCCTTCCAAGAAAATCAGAAAACACAGAAGCCAGTCTCCAAGTCGTGATGTTTCACCTGTGCCATCATATTATTCAGAACCCGTCTCATTCCTGCAGCGTCGG GATGTAATTGCCAGCCTTCCCCGCCTCCCTGGTGTAAGACAGCCAATCAGGGATGAAGATGACGATGACGATGTTCGGAGTCACAAGAGCCTCCCAGTGATGACCACCTTGACCCTCCGACCCAAACACGAGAGGTCACACAAGAGTCAAGTTATTTCCGATCTACCTCCTCTCATAAGCTCCAG GTGCAGTTTGATTGTGAAAGGCACCGGGTGTAAAACTGACCTCAAGCTGCCACCAATTACCAAATCTGGGAAGTTTCGGAAGGAAACGGACCCCCAGAGACCACCTTGCAGGGCTGGATGCAG gCTGGAGAAAATGAAAATGGATTCAGCTGAAACCATTCATGCATTCATCCATCCCAAAACTGTACCTGTGGGCGCTCTGTCTGCCAAGGTGCACAGTGTTAAAGGAAACGAGCCCTGCTTGGTCCCTGCCAGAGCTTCACGCGTGTGCCCGGGATCTCGTCTGACTTTCCAAAGTCCAATAGTGCAGGCAGTGTATCCTATCAATCCAGAAGGTGTGCAACACATGAAGCAGGCTGACAGAGCGAGCCGGCCCCTGAGGTCCGTACTGAAAAAAGCTCATGCATCCAACGGCCGAATGTTTGACTGCCCGCTGGCGGCACACCTGCTGGAGCCTTTCTCTGGGTTTCAGGAGCATCTCTGTCGCCAGATCCTCCACTCTCCTCTGCCTTATCGCGCGGTTCTGCCGCAGGTCCGCTTTCCTTGCCAACAGGACCAGGTGGATCTGTTGCCTATGTGTGGGGGTCCGTACAGCTCACTGATGGAACGCACTGTAGAGCTTTGCAAGTCTCAGGGGCGGATGTTTCCCAAGATTACCATGACCTGTCCAACGCCTTCTCCGAAAAATCTGTGTCCCACAGGGACGAGACATGCAGCTTGA